The following proteins are co-located in the Corynebacterium kalinowskii genome:
- a CDS encoding glutathione peroxidase, translating into MSIFDTPVTLLDGRSTTLQDWAGHLILVVNTASECGLTGQYEGLQRLFDDYAMRGFFVIGMPCNQFGAQEPGTAEDIATFCSRNYGVSFPMLAKADVNGEDTHPLFAELKKTPDASGEAGDVQWNFEKFLIAPSGEVIGRFRPKTDPEDDEIVDLIEENLPI; encoded by the coding sequence ATGAGCATTTTTGATACTCCTGTCACGCTTCTCGACGGCCGTTCCACCACCCTCCAGGACTGGGCGGGCCACCTCATTCTGGTGGTCAACACCGCCAGTGAATGTGGCCTGACCGGCCAATACGAAGGCTTGCAGCGCCTTTTCGATGATTACGCGATGCGCGGGTTCTTCGTCATCGGTATGCCGTGCAACCAATTCGGCGCGCAAGAGCCGGGTACAGCCGAGGACATCGCTACGTTCTGCTCGCGCAACTACGGGGTGAGCTTCCCCATGCTGGCAAAGGCCGACGTGAACGGCGAAGATACGCACCCACTGTTCGCGGAACTGAAGAAGACTCCCGATGCGTCCGGCGAAGCTGGGGACGTGCAGTGGAACTTTGAGAAATTCCTCATCGCGCCTTCCGGCGAGGTCATCGGTCGTTTCCGTCCTAAGACGGACCCAGAGGATGACGAGATCGTTGACCTGATTGAGGAAAATCTACCGATCTAA
- a CDS encoding ExeM/NucH family extracellular endonuclease yields MIIRRHTTALVAAAATIASLTTPVLATPAGDNVVISEAYGGGGNTGAPYSNDFVELYNPTNAPIDLTGFQLEYYSASGNLGNTTELSGTIPALGYFLVQMSAGSNAAQALPSPDLEGTASMGGKAGTVKLTKGGAAIDVLGWGTATIVEGTAAGATDNTTSAQRTAPATDTDNNAADFTIAAPTPKGSGQATTEPTPTPTPEPSPGNVTIAEIQGTGDTSTMVDQTVTTKGFVTAAYPEGGFNGFYLQTGGTGVAKQAGEASDGIFAYQGRDTVVPAVGACVEVSGLVAEFGDAGKSLTQLKNVTVAEATDCGEAIKPVEIDTMPADPALREAYEGMLVLPKGAYTVTNNYNLNTFGSVDLAAGAEAYKQATDLFEPSTDPNSEVQREMARQAAEVVALDDGRSANYMKTDKETPLPYISQAGTIKSLRTGDGVTFQHPVVFDQRYGAWGYQPTAPVTGATAAAELPITWTDSRASVLDVPDTVQGDFSIASFNVLNYFTSLGEDEAGCQFYTDKDGNPISTNYCNVRGAYSTAAFKDQQAKIVAAINKLNVSVLGLEEIENTATVTGDPSRRDEALATLVFELNAAGGNWEFVKSPAKLPGSEDFIRTAFIYDKDKVKPVGDSIIFDAAEFTGVARQPLAQEFASVADDSQTFVAIVNHFKSKGSVAHGDADMGDGQGANANLRVEQSKAVLRELAAQTKWADKPVFIMGDLNSYAKETAVTTLVDGGFTLIDGGSESYQFGGRLGSLDHVLANEAANALIKDAKVWDINADESVAFEYSRRNYNAVDFYAPDVFRSSDHDPIKVGFSFGAPSKPEEPGKDSGSSSSSTGSSSSILALILGAVGIFGGLEYVLRTYFPVQYAQLKQQLFR; encoded by the coding sequence GTGATTATTCGCCGTCATACCACCGCACTCGTTGCGGCTGCTGCCACCATTGCCAGCCTCACCACCCCAGTCTTGGCTACCCCTGCTGGTGACAACGTTGTCATCAGCGAGGCCTACGGCGGCGGCGGTAACACCGGCGCCCCGTACTCCAATGACTTCGTGGAGCTCTACAACCCAACGAACGCCCCTATTGACCTCACTGGTTTCCAGCTCGAGTACTACTCTGCCTCCGGAAACCTGGGCAATACCACCGAGCTGAGTGGCACGATCCCGGCACTGGGCTACTTCCTGGTTCAGATGAGCGCCGGTAGCAACGCCGCTCAGGCCCTGCCATCCCCTGATCTCGAGGGCACGGCCTCGATGGGTGGCAAGGCAGGCACCGTAAAGCTCACCAAGGGTGGTGCTGCCATTGATGTACTCGGCTGGGGCACCGCGACCATCGTAGAAGGCACCGCTGCTGGTGCCACCGATAACACCACCTCCGCCCAGCGCACCGCCCCTGCTACTGACACGGACAACAACGCCGCAGACTTCACTATTGCAGCCCCTACCCCAAAGGGTTCGGGCCAGGCAACGACCGAACCAACCCCGACCCCAACGCCGGAACCGTCACCAGGCAACGTGACCATCGCCGAGATCCAGGGCACCGGCGACACCTCCACCATGGTTGATCAGACGGTAACGACCAAGGGCTTCGTCACAGCTGCATACCCAGAAGGTGGCTTTAACGGTTTCTACCTGCAAACCGGAGGAACTGGCGTCGCAAAGCAGGCAGGCGAAGCTTCGGACGGCATCTTTGCTTACCAAGGTCGCGACACGGTAGTACCAGCCGTAGGCGCTTGCGTGGAGGTCTCGGGCCTGGTGGCAGAATTTGGCGACGCAGGCAAGTCGCTGACCCAGCTCAAGAACGTCACTGTCGCAGAAGCCACCGACTGTGGCGAGGCTATCAAACCGGTCGAAATTGACACCATGCCAGCCGACCCAGCACTGCGCGAGGCCTACGAAGGCATGTTGGTCCTGCCAAAGGGCGCATACACCGTCACCAACAACTACAACCTCAACACCTTTGGCAGCGTCGACCTTGCCGCCGGCGCAGAGGCATACAAGCAGGCTACCGACCTGTTCGAGCCGTCTACTGACCCAAATTCTGAAGTACAGCGTGAGATGGCTCGCCAGGCAGCCGAGGTAGTCGCGCTCGACGACGGCCGCAGCGCCAACTACATGAAAACCGACAAGGAAACCCCGCTGCCGTACATCTCGCAGGCAGGCACCATCAAGTCCCTGCGCACCGGCGACGGTGTTACCTTCCAGCACCCAGTAGTGTTCGACCAGCGCTACGGCGCCTGGGGCTACCAGCCAACCGCGCCAGTCACCGGCGCAACCGCCGCGGCAGAACTCCCGATCACCTGGACCGATTCCCGCGCGTCCGTGCTGGACGTTCCTGACACCGTTCAGGGCGACTTCTCCATCGCTTCCTTCAACGTGTTGAACTACTTCACCTCCCTCGGCGAGGACGAGGCAGGCTGCCAGTTCTACACCGACAAGGACGGCAACCCAATCAGCACCAATTACTGCAACGTCCGTGGCGCTTACTCCACCGCTGCTTTTAAGGATCAGCAGGCAAAGATCGTGGCGGCGATCAACAAGCTGAACGTTTCTGTACTCGGCCTCGAGGAGATTGAGAACACCGCGACCGTCACCGGCGATCCTTCCCGACGCGACGAAGCACTGGCTACCCTCGTCTTCGAGCTCAACGCAGCTGGCGGCAACTGGGAGTTCGTCAAGTCCCCAGCCAAGCTGCCGGGCAGCGAGGACTTCATCCGCACCGCGTTCATCTACGACAAGGACAAGGTCAAGCCTGTCGGTGACTCCATCATCTTCGATGCTGCCGAATTCACCGGTGTTGCCCGCCAGCCACTAGCCCAGGAATTCGCCTCGGTCGCCGACGATTCCCAGACTTTCGTAGCGATCGTTAACCACTTCAAGTCCAAGGGCTCTGTCGCTCACGGCGACGCGGACATGGGCGATGGCCAGGGCGCAAACGCTAACCTGCGCGTCGAGCAGTCCAAGGCCGTCTTGCGCGAACTTGCTGCCCAGACAAAGTGGGCTGACAAGCCAGTCTTCATCATGGGTGACCTGAACTCCTACGCCAAGGAAACCGCGGTCACCACCCTGGTCGACGGCGGCTTCACGCTTATCGACGGCGGATCTGAGTCCTACCAGTTCGGCGGCCGCCTCGGTTCCCTGGACCACGTCCTGGCCAATGAAGCAGCTAATGCCCTGATCAAGGACGCCAAGGTCTGGGACATCAATGCCGACGAATCCGTCGCTTTTGAATACTCCCGCCGCAACTACAACGCCGTGGACTTCTACGCTCCAGACGTTTTCCGTTCCTCCGACCACGACCCAATCAAGGTCGGCTTCAGCTTCGGTGCACCATCCAAGCCGGAAGAGCCAGGCAAGGATTCCGGTTCTAGCTCCAGTTCCACCGGTTCCAGCTCCAGCATCCTGGCTCTGATTCTTGGCGCAGTCGGCATCTTCGGCGGCCTCGAATACGTTCTGCGTACCTACTTCCCTGTTCAGTACGCTCAGCTGAAGCAGCAGCTGTTCCGCTAG
- the trhA gene encoding PAQR family membrane homeostasis protein TrhA encodes MPVQTEHVVKVTYRLNRGSRPILRGWLHFVSAIIAVLAGTILSTVAWMTLTWQQAVAVTIYVLGIVTLFGVSASYHLGPWRSATTVQWWRRADHATIAVFIAATYTPLCAILFDAKTATTMLLIAWSGAIAGVILNLVWINHPRWLDVVVYLLIGWLIVPLVPQVWRAGGSTVVWLLFAGGIVYTLGAIVYGFKWPGRSAKIMGFHEHFHTATVIAAALHFIAVCLVVA; translated from the coding sequence ATGCCAGTGCAAACCGAACATGTTGTCAAGGTGACCTACCGGCTCAATCGGGGTAGTAGACCTATTCTTCGTGGCTGGCTGCACTTCGTTTCTGCCATCATCGCGGTGCTAGCAGGAACCATATTGTCGACAGTTGCCTGGATGACGTTGACCTGGCAGCAGGCAGTCGCCGTGACGATCTACGTCCTGGGCATCGTGACTCTTTTTGGGGTCTCTGCGTCTTATCATCTGGGGCCCTGGCGCTCTGCGACAACAGTGCAATGGTGGCGTCGCGCCGATCATGCCACCATTGCTGTCTTTATTGCAGCGACCTACACTCCGCTCTGTGCCATTCTTTTTGATGCAAAGACCGCCACCACCATGCTCCTTATCGCCTGGTCAGGCGCTATAGCTGGAGTAATTCTCAACCTAGTGTGGATCAACCATCCACGGTGGCTGGATGTCGTTGTTTACCTACTCATCGGTTGGCTCATCGTTCCATTGGTTCCGCAGGTTTGGCGAGCCGGAGGATCGACAGTGGTCTGGCTCTTGTTCGCCGGTGGCATTGTGTACACACTCGGCGCCATTGTTTACGGGTTCAAGTGGCCAGGTCGTTCCGCGAAAATAATGGGCTTTCACGAACACTTTCACACCGCGACAGTAATCGCGGCAGCACTGCACTTTATTGCAGTGTGCCTGGTAGTTGCCTAA
- a CDS encoding phosphoribosylaminoimidazolesuccinocarboxamide synthase gives MRPELSSYNHLSAGKVREIYEVDEDTLLMVVSDRISAFDYILDTEIPDKGRVLTAMSVHFFDTIDFPNHLAGPVDDPRIPEEVLGRALVCKKLDMLPFECVARGYLTGSGLAEYQDNGTVCGIELPEGLRESSKLPEPIFTPATKADLGDHDENVSFEAVVEKLGQARAEELRDATLRIYQQAAEMALEKGIILADTKFEFGLDVEGNLVLADEVLTPDSSRYWPADEYVEGRVQPSFDKQYVRNWLTGPKSGWNKSSQTPPPPLPGSVVEATRERYIEAYEKISGKKFSEWIGCCV, from the coding sequence ATGCGTCCTGAACTTTCTTCGTACAATCACCTGTCCGCAGGTAAAGTACGCGAAATCTACGAAGTCGACGAAGACACTCTCCTCATGGTTGTCTCCGACCGGATTTCGGCATTCGACTACATCCTTGACACCGAAATCCCGGACAAGGGCCGAGTCCTCACCGCTATGTCGGTGCACTTCTTCGACACCATTGATTTTCCCAACCACCTCGCTGGCCCCGTCGACGACCCTCGCATCCCTGAAGAGGTCTTGGGTCGCGCGCTGGTGTGTAAAAAGCTCGACATGCTCCCATTCGAATGCGTCGCTCGTGGTTACCTGACTGGTTCCGGCCTTGCCGAGTACCAGGACAACGGCACCGTCTGTGGCATTGAGCTGCCAGAAGGCCTGCGCGAATCCTCCAAGCTCCCAGAACCGATCTTCACCCCAGCCACGAAGGCCGACCTGGGTGATCACGATGAGAACGTGAGTTTTGAAGCGGTCGTCGAAAAGCTCGGCCAAGCTCGCGCGGAAGAACTGCGGGATGCCACCTTGCGGATCTACCAGCAGGCAGCAGAAATGGCGCTGGAAAAGGGCATCATCCTCGCTGACACCAAGTTCGAGTTCGGCCTGGATGTCGAGGGCAACCTCGTGCTCGCTGATGAGGTTTTGACTCCGGATTCCTCCCGCTACTGGCCAGCCGACGAATACGTCGAAGGTCGCGTGCAGCCATCCTTTGACAAGCAGTACGTGCGCAACTGGCTGACCGGACCGAAGTCCGGCTGGAACAAGTCTTCCCAAACTCCGCCACCACCACTTCCTGGCTCCGTCGTGGAAGCGACCCGTGAGCGCTACATCGAAGCCTACGAGAAGATCTCCGGCAAGAAATTTTCTGAGTGGATCGGTTGCTGCGTTTAA
- a CDS encoding cation:dicarboxylate symporter family transporter, translating into MSHPDTTPQGAAGAAVAASPRIAEPKKPRKDRTHWLYIMVIIAIVGGIAFGLLAPEQAKGFKVLGELFVALIKMMISPIIFCTIVLGIGSVRAAASVGKAGGIALAYFITMSTFALAIGLVVGNLIDPGTGLNIEATKNAGQKYAEKAEHAGGTTEFIKSIIPDTLFSSLTAGSVLQTLFVALLFGFAVQNLGRAGEPILGFIAHLQKVVFKILTMVLWLAPIGAFGAIAGVVGGSGIEAVKQMALLMVAFYITCVLFIFVVLGLVLKIFAGFNIFKLCKYLGREFLLIVATSSSESALPNLMRKMEHIGVSKSTVGIVVPTGYSFNLDGTAIYLTMASIFIADAMNMPLSLNEQIGLLVFMIIASKGAAGVSGAGLATLAGGLHAHRPELLDGVGIIVGIDRLMSEARALTNFAGNSVATLIVGTWTKTIDKQRVKDVLDGKIPYVESEADVEVDLRNPEVENSPNMTLQPTPQVDLDAYKH; encoded by the coding sequence ATGTCCCACCCAGACACCACGCCGCAGGGCGCCGCAGGCGCGGCCGTCGCTGCGTCACCGCGCATTGCAGAGCCTAAAAAGCCACGCAAAGACCGCACTCACTGGCTCTACATCATGGTGATCATCGCAATCGTAGGCGGTATCGCCTTCGGTCTGCTTGCACCAGAACAGGCCAAGGGATTCAAGGTCCTTGGCGAGCTGTTCGTCGCCCTGATCAAGATGATGATTTCCCCGATCATCTTCTGCACCATTGTCCTGGGCATTGGCTCCGTCCGTGCTGCTGCGTCCGTGGGCAAGGCCGGTGGTATCGCGCTCGCTTACTTCATCACGATGTCCACCTTCGCACTGGCAATCGGCCTGGTTGTGGGTAACCTCATCGATCCAGGTACTGGTCTGAACATCGAGGCAACCAAGAATGCTGGCCAGAAGTATGCCGAGAAGGCAGAACACGCGGGCGGTACCACTGAATTCATCAAGTCCATCATTCCGGACACGCTGTTTTCTTCCCTGACCGCTGGCTCCGTGCTGCAGACCCTGTTCGTGGCACTGCTGTTCGGCTTCGCGGTGCAGAACCTCGGTCGCGCTGGTGAGCCTATCCTGGGCTTCATCGCGCACCTGCAGAAGGTCGTCTTCAAGATCCTGACCATGGTCCTGTGGCTCGCCCCAATCGGCGCGTTCGGCGCTATCGCTGGCGTTGTCGGCGGCTCGGGTATCGAGGCAGTCAAGCAGATGGCGCTGCTCATGGTTGCCTTCTACATCACCTGTGTGCTGTTCATCTTCGTTGTGCTTGGCCTGGTGCTGAAGATCTTTGCTGGCTTCAACATCTTCAAGCTGTGCAAGTACCTCGGCCGCGAGTTCCTGCTGATTGTGGCTACCTCATCCTCCGAATCCGCGCTGCCTAACCTCATGCGCAAGATGGAACACATCGGCGTGAGCAAGTCCACCGTCGGCATCGTGGTACCAACCGGCTACTCGTTCAACTTGGACGGTACTGCGATCTACCTGACAATGGCTTCCATCTTCATCGCCGATGCCATGAACATGCCGCTCTCCCTCAACGAACAGATCGGCCTCTTGGTCTTCATGATCATCGCATCCAAGGGTGCAGCCGGCGTTTCCGGTGCTGGTCTTGCCACCCTCGCCGGTGGTCTGCACGCACACCGCCCAGAGCTTCTCGACGGCGTTGGCATCATCGTCGGCATTGACCGATTGATGTCCGAAGCCCGTGCATTGACCAACTTCGCTGGTAACTCCGTCGCCACCCTGATCGTCGGTACCTGGACCAAGACCATCGACAAGCAGCGCGTCAAGGACGTACTCGATGGCAAGATTCCTTATGTTGAGTCGGAAGCTGACGTTGAAGTCGACCTGCGTAATCCAGAGGTCGAAAACTCTCCAAACATGACCCTGCAGCCAACCCCGCAGGTGGACCTAGACGCTTACAAGCACTAG
- a CDS encoding sterol carrier family protein — translation MPRHNKPDPEATRAAVAAVREWVENPDVTQRPTRGMLADAVRLTARTLEHIAPGHAVEVRVPPFVAVQCIEGPQHTRGTPPNVVEMDPLTWLQLVIGKMSLELALSTGVAEASGTRARDIEHWLPLV, via the coding sequence ATGCCTAGGCACAACAAGCCAGATCCAGAAGCGACCCGCGCAGCTGTTGCCGCCGTGCGGGAATGGGTCGAAAATCCGGATGTCACGCAACGCCCGACTAGGGGCATGCTTGCCGACGCCGTTCGCCTCACCGCGCGCACCTTGGAACACATCGCGCCGGGCCATGCCGTCGAAGTGCGAGTTCCACCGTTCGTGGCAGTGCAGTGCATCGAGGGGCCACAACACACGAGGGGGACTCCACCGAATGTGGTGGAAATGGATCCGCTCACGTGGCTCCAGCTTGTCATAGGGAAAATGTCACTTGAGCTGGCACTATCGACTGGTGTAGCCGAGGCTTCGGGCACCCGGGCTCGCGACATTGAGCATTGGCTGCCCTTAGTGTGA
- a CDS encoding S9 family peptidase translates to MHPIADKRPMPRTHHGITFVDDYEWLREKDAPDTVAYLEAENAYTAEQTTHLKTLEENLFQELKGRIKETDMSVPVRQGNFWYYGRTEEGKSYGRSCRMPVIEGQDAWLPPTITEEPAPGEQVLFDANELAEGHEFFALGASSVALSGNFLAFSVDTQGDERYTLRIKDLRSGELLDDVIESIGAGVTWAGDDYLFYHRVDDAWRPDSVWRHKVGTDVADDVRVFHEPDERFWVGSGATRSEKYLIIETSSKDTSELWFLDMADPTGEFQCQLPREEGVEYGIDHAVIAGEDRWLVIHNATGPNFEIGECSAGPFQLADLNVLVPHRSDVRLEGIDPFAGHLVLGYRREAIGRIALMKLDPGYTSFVEMSFDEELYSVGGGGNPEWDTPVFRYSYVSYTQPASLSLLNVATGERTLLKQQEVQGGYEASDYVATRRWVTARDGEKIPVSLVHRADLDLSRPNPLILYGYGSYEHSLDPSFSNMMISAYDRGIIFAYAHVRGGGEMGRRWYDDGKMLKKKNTFTDFIDVADALIADGVTAPEMMGAEGGSAGGLLMGAVANMAPDRFAAISAKVPFVDPLTSILMPELPLTVLEWGEWGDPLHNKDVYEYMAEYAPYENVRAQNYPNIMAVTSINDTRVLYVEPAKWIAKLRDVATGGEFLLKTEMAAGHGGVSGRYESWRQAAFELAWLVNQVSGLEA, encoded by the coding sequence ATGCACCCAATAGCTGACAAACGTCCCATGCCTCGCACCCACCACGGCATCACTTTCGTGGATGATTACGAGTGGTTGCGGGAAAAAGACGCCCCGGACACCGTCGCTTACCTCGAAGCGGAGAACGCGTACACCGCGGAGCAGACGACGCACCTGAAGACCCTGGAAGAGAACCTGTTCCAAGAGCTGAAGGGGCGCATCAAGGAAACCGACATGTCAGTCCCCGTGCGCCAGGGCAATTTTTGGTACTACGGACGCACCGAAGAAGGCAAGAGTTACGGGCGAAGCTGCCGCATGCCGGTCATCGAAGGGCAAGATGCGTGGCTCCCGCCGACGATTACGGAGGAACCTGCGCCGGGTGAGCAGGTGCTTTTCGACGCCAACGAGCTCGCCGAGGGACACGAATTCTTTGCTCTTGGCGCCTCCTCGGTCGCACTGTCTGGCAATTTCTTGGCGTTTTCCGTGGACACCCAAGGCGATGAGCGGTACACGCTGCGCATCAAGGATCTGCGCTCCGGCGAGCTGCTTGATGACGTGATTGAGAGCATCGGGGCGGGAGTAACCTGGGCGGGCGATGATTACCTGTTCTATCACCGGGTGGACGACGCTTGGCGCCCGGATTCTGTCTGGCGCCACAAGGTTGGCACCGACGTAGCCGACGATGTTCGCGTCTTCCATGAGCCTGATGAGCGTTTCTGGGTGGGTTCCGGGGCGACGCGCTCGGAAAAATACCTGATCATTGAAACCAGCTCGAAGGATACCTCTGAGTTGTGGTTCCTAGACATGGCTGACCCGACTGGCGAATTCCAGTGTCAACTGCCACGAGAAGAGGGCGTGGAATACGGCATTGATCACGCCGTAATTGCTGGCGAGGATCGTTGGCTGGTGATACATAACGCTACCGGCCCGAACTTTGAGATCGGCGAATGTTCGGCGGGCCCATTCCAATTGGCGGACCTCAATGTGTTGGTCCCACACCGCTCCGACGTGCGTTTGGAAGGGATCGACCCGTTCGCTGGTCACCTAGTGTTGGGGTACCGCCGGGAAGCGATCGGTCGCATCGCGCTGATGAAACTGGATCCGGGCTACACCTCGTTCGTGGAAATGTCCTTCGACGAAGAGCTGTACTCGGTGGGCGGGGGCGGAAACCCGGAGTGGGACACACCGGTGTTCCGGTACTCCTACGTGAGCTATACGCAGCCGGCGAGCCTGAGCCTGCTTAACGTGGCCACGGGAGAGCGCACTCTGCTTAAGCAGCAGGAGGTGCAAGGTGGCTACGAAGCGAGCGACTACGTGGCAACCCGGCGCTGGGTCACCGCTCGCGATGGGGAGAAAATCCCCGTCTCGCTGGTGCACCGCGCGGACCTGGATCTCTCGCGGCCGAATCCGTTGATCCTCTACGGGTATGGCTCCTATGAGCATTCATTGGATCCATCCTTTTCCAACATGATGATTTCTGCCTACGACCGTGGCATTATCTTCGCCTACGCGCACGTTCGTGGCGGCGGCGAGATGGGACGACGCTGGTACGACGACGGCAAGATGCTCAAGAAGAAGAACACCTTTACCGACTTCATCGATGTAGCCGATGCGCTCATCGCCGATGGCGTCACCGCTCCAGAGATGATGGGTGCCGAAGGCGGCTCTGCCGGTGGCCTGCTCATGGGAGCTGTGGCCAATATGGCTCCAGATCGTTTCGCAGCGATTTCTGCCAAGGTGCCATTCGTGGATCCGTTGACGTCTATTCTGATGCCCGAGTTGCCGCTGACGGTATTGGAATGGGGCGAGTGGGGCGACCCGCTGCATAACAAGGACGTGTACGAATACATGGCCGAGTACGCGCCTTATGAAAACGTGCGGGCGCAGAACTACCCCAACATCATGGCTGTGACTTCGATTAATGACACCCGCGTGCTGTACGTGGAACCTGCGAAGTGGATAGCAAAGCTGCGCGATGTGGCAACCGGGGGTGAGTTTTTGTTGAAGACGGAAATGGCGGCAGGCCACGGTGGGGTATCTGGCCGGTATGAAAGCTGGCGTCAAGCAGCATTCGAGCTCGCTTGGTTGGTTAATCAAGTGTCCGGTTTGGAGGCTTAG
- a CDS encoding acyl-CoA thioesterase, producing the protein MPDRTPAITLRFLAAPTDVLMAGNHGVNGGRVLEWIDKAAYACATGWSGTYCVTAYVGHIHFFRPIPSGHMVEVRSRISMTGRSSMHIVNEVYSADPRDGQFTRACDCLVIFVAKDTATGTTVPVPPYEPTTEEETRMHQAALSRIELRQAIESEMNKQTYDGPSDAPRLITRFLAKPTDVNWGGKVHGGTAMEWIDEAGAACTMEWSGEHTVAVYAGGIRFYRPIQIGDLIEVDARLIRTDSRGMQTSIHVRSGAPRGGRDNLQTAIHATVSYVAVDIDGNPLPARQFTPQTEEDQRLWEHAATLRELRSQYSPQPLVAQRAVNHTT; encoded by the coding sequence ATGCCTGATCGTACCCCTGCCATCACACTTCGCTTCCTAGCCGCCCCAACGGATGTCCTTATGGCAGGTAACCATGGTGTCAACGGCGGACGAGTGTTGGAGTGGATCGATAAGGCTGCTTATGCCTGCGCCACAGGTTGGTCGGGAACCTATTGCGTGACTGCCTACGTCGGCCACATTCACTTTTTCCGCCCGATTCCCTCGGGCCACATGGTGGAGGTTCGCTCTCGGATCTCGATGACTGGCCGCTCCTCGATGCACATCGTGAACGAGGTGTATTCGGCAGATCCACGAGATGGGCAATTTACTCGCGCCTGCGACTGCTTGGTGATCTTCGTAGCAAAAGACACCGCCACTGGCACCACCGTCCCAGTTCCACCCTACGAGCCGACAACTGAAGAAGAGACTCGGATGCACCAGGCAGCGCTGTCCCGCATTGAGCTACGCCAGGCGATTGAATCGGAGATGAACAAGCAGACTTACGATGGCCCATCCGACGCGCCGAGATTGATCACTCGCTTCCTGGCCAAGCCGACTGACGTTAACTGGGGCGGCAAAGTGCACGGCGGCACGGCTATGGAATGGATCGACGAAGCAGGAGCTGCTTGCACCATGGAGTGGTCCGGCGAGCACACTGTGGCCGTCTACGCTGGTGGCATTCGCTTCTATCGCCCGATCCAAATTGGTGACCTCATCGAGGTCGATGCCCGCCTGATCCGTACCGATTCGCGTGGCATGCAAACGTCCATCCACGTCCGTTCCGGCGCACCACGCGGCGGTCGCGACAACCTACAGACTGCCATCCACGCCACCGTTTCCTATGTCGCCGTAGACATCGACGGCAACCCCCTCCCTGCCCGTCAATTCACCCCTCAGACCGAAGAAGACCAGCGCCTGTGGGAGCACGCTGCGACCCTCCGCGAGCTGCGCTCGCAGTACTCGCCACAGCCCTTGGTGGCTCAGCGGGCAGTCAACCACACTACTTAG
- a CDS encoding DUF2334 domain-containing protein — MHGTLLVSISSIFDATRADTEKLIKHLDSRKVPVSLLIAPHIDGNWHLAKDPDTKQWLLDQQSGDRAIILNGFDQAVQGRRAEFANLASHEARLRLKGATRQMHKIGFDTDLFAPPRWRLSEGTLAVLPEFGFTLVSSTRGIHNLATGDFFQTRNLSFGEGYGAAKWWRRNIIRAATRGAAQGRIVRLSVSARNLSDKKTLRDFEEAVDKALATGVTPRDYRDFR; from the coding sequence ATGCACGGCACTTTGTTGGTTTCGATCTCGAGTATTTTCGATGCGACTCGTGCCGATACCGAAAAACTTATTAAGCACCTCGACTCGCGCAAAGTTCCGGTGTCTTTGCTCATTGCGCCGCATATCGACGGCAATTGGCACCTAGCCAAGGATCCCGACACAAAACAGTGGCTCCTCGACCAGCAAAGCGGCGACCGCGCCATCATTCTTAATGGCTTCGACCAAGCTGTTCAGGGTCGGCGCGCTGAGTTTGCGAATCTGGCATCCCATGAGGCGCGCCTTCGTCTGAAGGGCGCGACCCGCCAGATGCACAAAATCGGCTTTGATACCGATCTGTTCGCTCCACCACGTTGGCGACTCTCAGAAGGAACCCTCGCGGTCCTGCCAGAGTTCGGCTTCACTCTGGTCTCATCGACGCGTGGCATCCACAACCTGGCCACTGGCGACTTTTTCCAAACCCGAAACTTGTCCTTCGGCGAGGGCTACGGCGCTGCCAAGTGGTGGCGCCGAAACATCATCCGCGCAGCCACGCGAGGCGCTGCGCAGGGACGAATCGTGCGTCTTTCCGTGTCGGCGCGCAACTTGTCGGACAAAAAGACGTTGCGTGACTTTGAGGAGGCCGTCGATAAGGCGCTGGCCACCGGGGTTACCCCGCGCGATTACCGCGATTTCCGCTAG